One genomic segment of Pseudomonas fortuita includes these proteins:
- a CDS encoding ABC transporter substrate-binding protein, which yields MSELFSRRVFLGNSLAVGGSLLLGGLLSGCDSGASSAASAALPGTPVHGGRLRVGIIDGDQAGNLDAHKPVGGGIIRGWALYAKCWEWNADVSTRLALAEFAEPNADASAWTIRLKPGLEFHHGKSITADDMLFSILRLTDPQLASPFAGLVGAIDRQALRKLDERTIEIRFKQGQSFYPLDETLISFGGIVPTDYHPVTNPVGAGPYRLKSFIPGQRSLYTRFENYYKPNRPYADELEIIEFKDQVSRAAALRAGQIDVASGVQAEHSALLKADPRLRLYASPSTSFTGFNLNLAKAPFQDVRVRQAFRLLADRQELVARGLNGFGRVANDLYSPHDPTFNHAIAQRPYALDQARSLLRQAGQDDLRVELTTTPGPGVNAALVFAQQALKAGVQVKVNQVDGSVFNGPQREQWQLSPGSTPARGFLASALHNDAPQAIYNRSNFHDPRFTELFQQALAQPDLARRRALVHEAQAIQHERGGLLIWGFSDVLDAASSRVGGLAPEQTTFASWRFDELWLNPNA from the coding sequence ATGAGCGAGCTGTTTTCGCGCCGGGTGTTTCTCGGCAACAGCCTGGCCGTTGGCGGCAGCTTGCTGCTGGGGGGGCTGCTCAGTGGCTGCGACAGCGGCGCGTCTTCAGCGGCCAGTGCGGCGCTGCCGGGCACGCCGGTGCACGGTGGGCGCTTGCGGGTGGGCATTATTGATGGCGACCAGGCCGGCAACCTTGATGCGCACAAGCCGGTGGGCGGCGGCATCATCCGGGGCTGGGCGCTGTACGCCAAGTGCTGGGAATGGAACGCCGACGTCAGCACGCGCCTGGCACTGGCCGAGTTCGCCGAGCCGAATGCCGACGCCAGCGCCTGGACCATCCGCCTCAAGCCTGGGCTGGAGTTTCACCACGGCAAAAGCATCACCGCCGACGACATGCTGTTCTCGATCCTGCGCCTGACCGACCCGCAGCTGGCCTCGCCCTTCGCCGGGCTGGTCGGCGCTATCGATCGGCAGGCACTGCGCAAACTGGACGAGCGCACAATTGAAATACGTTTCAAGCAGGGGCAAAGCTTCTACCCGCTCGATGAAACGTTGATCAGCTTCGGCGGCATCGTGCCCACCGACTACCACCCGGTGACCAACCCGGTGGGCGCCGGGCCATACCGGCTGAAAAGCTTCATACCTGGCCAGCGCTCGCTCTACACCCGTTTTGAAAACTACTACAAGCCCAATCGCCCCTACGCGGACGAGCTGGAAATCATCGAATTCAAGGACCAGGTGTCGCGGGCCGCAGCGCTGCGCGCCGGGCAGATCGATGTGGCCAGTGGTGTACAGGCTGAGCACAGTGCACTGCTCAAGGCCGACCCACGGCTGCGGCTGTACGCCTCGCCGAGCACCTCGTTCACCGGCTTCAACCTGAACCTGGCCAAGGCGCCGTTCCAGGATGTACGGGTGCGTCAGGCATTCCGCCTGTTGGCCGACCGTCAGGAGCTGGTGGCGCGTGGGCTCAATGGCTTTGGCCGGGTGGCCAACGACTTGTATTCGCCTCACGACCCCACCTTCAACCACGCCATTGCCCAGCGCCCTTACGCGCTGGACCAGGCCCGTTCGCTGCTGCGCCAGGCGGGGCAGGACGATTTGCGTGTGGAACTGACCACCACGCCAGGGCCTGGCGTCAACGCCGCGCTGGTGTTTGCCCAGCAGGCCCTTAAGGCCGGGGTGCAGGTGAAGGTCAACCAGGTGGACGGGTCCGTTTTCAACGGCCCGCAACGTGAGCAATGGCAGCTGTCGCCCGGGTCGACCCCGGCGCGCGGCTTTCTCGCCTCGGCGCTGCACAACGATGCGCCGCAGGCCATCTACAACCGCAGCAACTTCCACGACCCGCGCTTTACCGAACTGTTCCAGCAAGCCCTGGCCCAGCCCGACCTGGCGCGGCGCAGGGCCTTGGTGCATGAAGCCCAGGCCATCCAGCACGAACGTGGCGGGTTGCTGATCTGGGGCTTTTCCGACGTGCTCGATGCGGCGTCGTCCAGGGTTGGCGGGCTTGCCCCGGAACAGACCACCTTCGCCTCCTGGCGCTTTGACGAACTCTGGTTGAACCCCAATGCCTGA
- a CDS encoding LLM class flavin-dependent oxidoreductase, producing the protein MSIEFVGMIFPRQWSETRGVRTPDFDLPFIRHHARAHEHAGFDRVLIASGPGSADSLQIAAYAAAHTERLGFMIAHRPALTAPTVAARAFATLDHTTGGGRIRLHAITGITAEPQEGDTLLDKTERYRRADEYLEIVRRTWTAEAPFDFEGRYFNIKGAFSPVKPLQQPHIPISFGGSSDIAYQIAVKHADLYALWGEPLSGVAEQIGKLKAAANAAGVAAPRVSLSVRLILGATEEQAWQRAEQILAQIKANPQFAADSPWQKRIKGTGSERLLAAAARADRHDRALWMPTATAVGAYGDTTALVGTPETVAQALLDYVDLGVTTFLNRGYDPLYDTVDYGRWVIPAVREEVRRRQARFVG; encoded by the coding sequence ATGTCCATTGAATTTGTCGGCATGATCTTCCCCCGCCAGTGGTCCGAGACCCGTGGCGTACGCACACCCGACTTCGACCTGCCATTCATCCGTCACCACGCCCGCGCCCATGAGCATGCCGGGTTCGACCGGGTGCTGATCGCCAGCGGCCCTGGCAGCGCCGACAGCCTGCAGATTGCCGCCTATGCTGCCGCGCACACCGAACGCCTGGGTTTCATGATTGCCCACCGCCCGGCGCTGACCGCGCCGACGGTGGCCGCACGGGCATTCGCCACGCTCGACCACACCACCGGCGGCGGGCGCATCCGCCTGCATGCAATCACCGGTATCACCGCCGAGCCGCAAGAGGGGGACACGCTGCTGGACAAGACCGAGCGCTACCGGCGTGCCGACGAATACCTGGAGATTGTCCGCCGCACCTGGACGGCCGAGGCGCCGTTCGACTTCGAGGGCCGCTACTTCAATATCAAGGGTGCCTTTTCACCGGTGAAGCCGCTGCAGCAGCCGCATATCCCGATTTCCTTCGGAGGCTCGTCCGACATCGCCTACCAGATCGCCGTCAAGCATGCGGATCTGTATGCGCTGTGGGGGGAACCGCTGAGCGGCGTCGCCGAGCAGATCGGCAAACTCAAGGCTGCCGCGAACGCCGCAGGGGTGGCAGCGCCAAGGGTCAGCCTGTCGGTGCGGCTGATCCTGGGTGCCACCGAGGAGCAGGCCTGGCAGCGTGCCGAACAGATCCTCGCGCAGATCAAGGCCAACCCGCAATTTGCGGCCGACAGCCCTTGGCAGAAACGCATCAAGGGCACCGGTTCTGAACGCCTGCTGGCAGCCGCCGCCCGTGCCGACCGGCATGACCGGGCGTTGTGGATGCCGACGGCGACGGCGGTGGGTGCCTATGGCGATACCACCGCACTGGTGGGCACGCCGGAGACCGTGGCCCAGGCGTTGCTCGATTATGTCGACCTTGGGGTGACCACCTTTCTCAACCGGGGCTATGACCCGCTGTATGACACGGTGGATTACGGGCGCTGGGTGATACCGGCGGTGCGCGAGGAGGTGCGGCGCCGCCAGGCCCGGTTTGTGGGGTGA
- a CDS encoding ABC transporter permease, with amino-acid sequence MIESRWLADPQVRRGAVITLMVALLAAFGPWLAPHAPTAMVGPVYGPPAAGAPLGHDFLGHDLLSRLLSGGLSVLWMSVAAATLALLVGGSLGLLAGFSRRRLDQAISWAADVSLAFPDLILVLLIVSMLGRAPWLIVLTVAIAFTPGVVRLARGSAVAVAGQEYVEAAQMMGYPRWRILFHEILPNILTPLLVHFGNMLTWAVGMLSGLSFLGYGVAPPAADWGLMINENQAGLLVQPWAVLAPALLIGVFAYGTNILAEGVGRASARIGEKQP; translated from the coding sequence ATGATTGAATCCCGTTGGCTGGCCGACCCACAGGTGCGGCGTGGCGCTGTAATCACCTTGATGGTGGCGCTGCTGGCCGCTTTTGGCCCCTGGCTGGCACCTCATGCGCCCACGGCGATGGTCGGGCCGGTGTACGGCCCCCCGGCTGCCGGGGCACCGCTGGGGCACGATTTTCTGGGCCACGACCTGCTCTCGCGGTTGCTCAGCGGCGGCCTGTCGGTGCTGTGGATGTCGGTGGCAGCAGCCACCCTCGCATTGCTGGTTGGCGGCAGCCTGGGCCTGTTGGCCGGCTTCTCGCGCAGGCGCCTGGACCAGGCGATCAGCTGGGCGGCGGACGTATCGCTGGCGTTCCCGGACCTGATCCTGGTGCTGCTGATCGTGTCCATGCTCGGCCGTGCACCTTGGCTGATCGTGCTGACCGTGGCCATCGCCTTTACCCCGGGGGTTGTCCGCCTGGCCCGCGGCAGTGCCGTGGCGGTCGCCGGGCAGGAGTACGTGGAGGCGGCGCAGATGATGGGTTACCCGCGTTGGCGCATCCTCTTTCATGAAATCCTGCCGAACATCCTCACGCCGCTATTGGTGCACTTCGGCAACATGCTGACCTGGGCGGTGGGCATGCTGTCCGGCTTGAGTTTTCTGGGCTACGGGGTGGCACCGCCGGCGGCGGACTGGGGCTTGATGATCAACGAAAACCAGGCCGGCCTGCTGGTGCAGCCCTGGGCCGTACTGGCACCTGCATTGCTGATCGGGGTGTTTGCCTATGGCACCAACATCCTGGCCGAAGGGGTTGGCCGGGCCAGTGCCCGGATTGGGGAGAAGCAGCCATGA
- a CDS encoding ABC transporter substrate-binding protein gives MTLATPTANRLADDPSALERIWFTRCPVPTASGLAYKLGWLEQEFAADGLPVSTLQEARQLGHHHYDHQLPGLFREGGNVPALAARAAGSPSRLIGLTWIEEWQTILVRPDSGIRSAADLRGKRLALPAWGDSRPGSIARAMSLHGYKGALASAGLHLDDVQLVEVALLDQASAATPALGLQRLWSGLEYLARGEVDAVYVKGAAAADAARRLGLVVGVDLDLLPDPRHRINNGTPRPITVHQRLLDNHFDLVVRFLAQTLRAAEWAAGNRDALNRILEEETRAGSQGVAEAYRGDFHTTLAPDLSAQRLAFLGTQKDFLYLHGFLEADFAIADWVDPRPLQAAHELLAQRRA, from the coding sequence ATGACCCTCGCAACCCCCACAGCAAACCGCCTGGCAGACGACCCATCCGCCCTGGAACGCATCTGGTTCACCCGCTGCCCTGTGCCCACCGCCTCAGGCCTGGCCTACAAACTCGGCTGGCTGGAGCAAGAGTTCGCCGCCGATGGCTTGCCTGTCTCGACCTTGCAGGAGGCCCGCCAGCTAGGCCATCACCACTACGATCACCAACTGCCCGGGTTGTTTCGCGAAGGCGGCAACGTGCCGGCGCTGGCGGCACGTGCGGCCGGCTCCCCCAGTCGGTTGATCGGCCTGACCTGGATCGAGGAATGGCAAACCATCCTGGTCCGCCCGGACTCCGGCATCCGCAGCGCCGCCGACTTGCGCGGCAAACGCCTGGCGCTGCCGGCCTGGGGCGATAGTCGGCCTGGCAGCATTGCCCGGGCCATGAGCCTTCACGGTTACAAAGGCGCCCTGGCCTCGGCGGGCCTGCACCTGGATGACGTGCAACTGGTGGAAGTGGCCCTGCTCGACCAGGCCAGTGCCGCCACCCCGGCGTTGGGCTTGCAGCGGCTGTGGTCGGGGTTGGAATACCTGGCGCGCGGTGAAGTCGATGCCGTGTACGTGAAGGGCGCGGCAGCAGCCGATGCCGCACGCCGGCTGGGCCTGGTGGTGGGCGTCGACCTCGACCTGCTGCCCGACCCGCGCCACCGCATCAACAACGGCACGCCACGGCCGATCACCGTGCATCAACGCCTGCTCGACAACCATTTCGACCTGGTGGTGCGCTTCCTTGCCCAGACCTTGCGTGCCGCCGAGTGGGCAGCCGGCAACCGCGACGCGCTCAACCGCATTCTCGAAGAAGAAACCCGCGCGGGCAGCCAGGGTGTGGCCGAGGCCTACCGCGGTGACTTCCACACCACGCTGGCGCCGGACCTGTCCGCACAGCGCCTGGCCTTCCTCGGAACTCAAAAGGACTTTCTGTACCTGCACGGTTTCCTCGAAGCCGATTTCGCCATTGCCGACTGGGTCGACCCGCGGCCTCTGCAAGCTGCCCATGAACTGCTGGCCCAACGCCGCGCCTGA
- a CDS encoding ABC transporter permease: MPDPRHTPRTPAWLAWFIGRLGYGLLTAWVISLVVFIATQALPSDPARVILGPDAPLESILTLQRQLGLDQPILVQYLRWLGAALRGDLGISLDSQVPVAQLLFGRLGHTLALLAGVLALVVPVALLLGVSLALRRDSRLDRWGLSALILLKATPGFLLAIGLVLLFSMPGMGWLPAVSILDPQLPLWRQWPSLVLPVLALSLTALPYLTRMVRASMIEALESEYVIAARLRGVPERRIVWRHTLPNALTPAIQGVALTLRTLVGGALLAEVIFSYPGIGTALNAAIQMRDLPMIQGVVLVITVAVVLINLLADLLTVLLTPKLRTARRVRMIRRIRRGIRPWWRRARSTPAQEATHD; encoded by the coding sequence ATGCCTGATCCTCGACACACGCCCCGCACGCCGGCCTGGCTGGCCTGGTTCATCGGCCGCCTCGGTTACGGGTTGCTCACGGCCTGGGTGATCAGCCTGGTGGTGTTCATCGCCACCCAGGCACTGCCTTCTGACCCTGCGCGGGTGATTCTCGGCCCAGATGCGCCGCTGGAAAGCATCCTCACCCTGCAACGGCAACTGGGCCTCGACCAGCCGATTCTGGTGCAGTACCTGCGCTGGCTAGGCGCAGCATTACGCGGGGACCTGGGCATTTCACTGGACTCACAGGTGCCGGTGGCACAACTGCTGTTCGGCCGGTTGGGCCACACCCTTGCCCTGCTGGCCGGGGTGTTGGCACTGGTGGTTCCGGTGGCCTTGCTGTTGGGGGTGAGCCTGGCCCTGCGCCGCGACAGCCGGCTGGACCGCTGGGGCCTGTCGGCGTTGATTCTGCTCAAGGCCACGCCGGGCTTTCTGCTGGCCATCGGCCTGGTGTTGCTGTTTTCAATGCCGGGCATGGGCTGGCTGCCGGCGGTGTCGATCCTCGACCCGCAGTTGCCGTTGTGGCGGCAGTGGCCGTCACTGGTGCTACCGGTGCTGGCCCTGAGCCTGACGGCCTTGCCGTACCTCACGCGCATGGTGCGGGCCTCGATGATCGAGGCGCTGGAGTCCGAGTATGTGATTGCCGCGCGGCTGCGGGGTGTCCCCGAGCGGCGCATCGTCTGGCGGCACACCTTGCCCAATGCCCTGACCCCGGCGATCCAGGGCGTGGCCCTGACCCTGCGCACGCTGGTCGGCGGTGCATTGCTGGCCGAGGTGATTTTCAGCTACCCCGGTATTGGCACTGCGTTGAATGCGGCGATCCAGATGCGCGACCTGCCGATGATCCAGGGCGTGGTGCTGGTCATCACCGTGGCGGTGGTGCTGATCAACCTGCTGGCCGACCTGCTGACCGTATTGCTCACCCCCAAGCTGCGCACGGCGCGCCGGGTGCGGATGATCCGCCGTATCCGGCGCGGCATTCGGCCTTGGTGGCGACGCGCGCGCAGCACCCCTGCCCAGGAGGCGACCCATGATTGA
- a CDS encoding class II aldolase/adducin family protein: MTVLINERPVTAELQAFIDQVVADAEAAFSVFRETNTITANGTVGFIERVPGEELLVSVNYGGPWNHRKPLQATVTDFAGNVIVGKGKGGLGRYTKLFQTHADVTTVSHVHSPYLGAWAQTHRTLPFHYVPVQRCQLARELPVYIDRRQAEVDFILDKIAENPFNLAILEANGGSTVWGKQGLRATAEFILLLEEGAQIQLLADALGGSRPYGPGVLTQQWKMSGLYDRATELGLVPGIDRRN, from the coding sequence ATGACCGTACTGATCAACGAACGCCCTGTCACTGCCGAACTGCAAGCCTTTATCGACCAGGTAGTGGCCGACGCTGAAGCGGCCTTCAGCGTCTTTCGCGAAACCAACACCATTACCGCCAATGGCACGGTTGGCTTCATCGAACGTGTGCCGGGTGAAGAGCTGCTGGTGTCGGTGAATTACGGCGGGCCGTGGAACCATCGCAAGCCGCTGCAGGCCACCGTCACCGATTTTGCGGGCAACGTCATCGTCGGCAAAGGTAAAGGCGGTTTGGGGCGTTACACCAAGCTGTTCCAGACCCACGCCGACGTCACCACCGTGTCGCACGTGCACAGCCCGTACCTCGGTGCCTGGGCGCAAACCCACCGCACCTTGCCGTTCCACTACGTGCCGGTGCAACGCTGTCAGCTGGCCCGCGAGCTGCCGGTGTACATCGACCGGCGCCAGGCCGAGGTGGACTTCATCCTCGACAAGATTGCCGAGAACCCGTTCAACCTGGCCATCCTGGAAGCCAACGGCGGCTCCACGGTGTGGGGCAAGCAGGGGCTGCGGGCCACGGCGGAGTTCATCCTGTTGCTGGAGGAGGGGGCGCAGATCCAGTTGCTGGCTGATGCCCTGGGCGGGTCGCGGCCTTACGGGCCAGGGGTGCTGACCCAGCAATGGAAGATGAGCGGGTTGTACGACCGTGCTACCGAATTGGGCCTGGTGCCTGGCATCGATCGGCGCAACTGA
- a CDS encoding dipeptide ABC transporter ATP-binding protein, with protein MSALLNVASEVLQVSDLRVELAGQVDVLAEVSFSVAAGEIVGLVGESGSGKTTLATALLRHARQGARIVGGQVVVAGQSLLELEGEALRLARGGLVGYVAQDPATALNPALRLGALLRETLLAHQPALSREAVRQRIGETLLDVGLPDDDGFLRRFAHQLSGGQQQRVMLALAFVLRPKLIVLDEPTTALDVTTQAHVLQTLKRLCRDQGVAALYVTHDLAVVRDLVDRVMVMYAGRLVEVAGREALFRAPSHPYTRALLAAIPDIARRQPLQAIAGHAPAPGQRPDGCAFAPRCGRRRAECSVIEPSLLAHDGGHRVACLVPHREPLPLGEAAVEAAAAPGAAVLLEVQGLDVAYDRQVLFDVSLRVRQGECLALVGESGSGKTSLARAIAGLGENVQGQLSYAGAPLAFAARERDARLRHQIQYVFQNPYRALNPRQTIGQTLSAPLAHFFGVRGGKARERVEAVLERVSLPARVADLYPHSLSGGERQRVAIARALICGPKLLVCDEITSALDVSVQASILALLQRLQGEGLTLLFVTHDLGVVRAIADRVLVLRQGRVVEQGIADQVLGRPVDAYTRTLVEHSPRLRVGL; from the coding sequence ATGAGCGCGCTGTTGAATGTGGCCAGTGAAGTGTTGCAGGTCAGCGACCTGCGGGTAGAGCTGGCCGGGCAGGTCGATGTGCTGGCCGAGGTGTCCTTCAGCGTTGCAGCGGGCGAGATTGTTGGCCTGGTGGGTGAGTCCGGCTCGGGCAAGACCACCTTGGCCACGGCGTTGCTGCGCCATGCCCGGCAGGGCGCGCGCATTGTGGGCGGGCAAGTGGTGGTGGCCGGGCAATCGCTGCTTGAACTCGAAGGTGAGGCCTTGCGCCTGGCCCGTGGCGGGCTGGTCGGCTACGTCGCCCAGGACCCGGCCACGGCGCTGAACCCTGCGCTGCGCCTGGGGGCTTTGCTGCGTGAAACCCTCTTGGCACACCAGCCTGCGCTGTCGCGTGAAGCGGTGCGCCAGCGCATCGGCGAAACCCTGCTGGATGTGGGCTTGCCCGATGACGACGGCTTCCTGCGGCGTTTTGCGCATCAACTGTCTGGCGGGCAGCAACAGCGGGTGATGCTGGCGCTGGCGTTCGTCTTGCGGCCAAAGCTGATCGTACTCGACGAGCCCACCACCGCACTGGACGTTACCACCCAGGCCCATGTGCTGCAGACCCTCAAGCGCCTGTGCCGTGACCAAGGTGTGGCGGCGCTGTACGTCACCCATGACCTGGCGGTGGTGCGTGACCTGGTCGACCGGGTGATGGTGATGTACGCCGGGCGGCTGGTGGAAGTGGCCGGGCGTGAGGCGTTGTTCCGCGCGCCGTCGCATCCCTACACTCGCGCTTTGCTCGCGGCCATACCTGACATTGCCCGGCGCCAGCCCTTGCAGGCGATTGCCGGGCATGCACCGGCACCGGGGCAGCGCCCGGATGGCTGTGCGTTTGCGCCGCGCTGCGGCAGGCGTCGTGCAGAGTGTTCAGTGATCGAGCCGTCGTTGCTAGCGCATGACGGCGGGCATCGAGTGGCCTGCCTGGTGCCGCACCGAGAGCCGCTGCCCCTCGGTGAAGCGGCTGTCGAGGCGGCTGCTGCGCCGGGCGCAGCGGTGTTGCTGGAGGTGCAGGGGCTGGACGTAGCTTACGATCGCCAGGTGTTGTTCGATGTGTCTCTGCGGGTGAGGCAAGGGGAGTGCCTGGCGCTGGTGGGCGAGTCGGGTTCGGGCAAGACCAGCCTGGCCAGGGCCATTGCCGGGCTGGGCGAAAACGTTCAGGGGCAACTCAGTTACGCCGGCGCGCCTTTGGCGTTTGCCGCGCGCGAACGTGATGCGCGGCTGCGTCACCAGATCCAGTATGTGTTCCAGAACCCCTATAGGGCCTTGAACCCGAGGCAGACCATCGGGCAAACGCTCAGCGCGCCGTTGGCGCACTTTTTCGGGGTGCGCGGTGGTAAAGCGCGCGAGCGGGTCGAGGCCGTGCTGGAGCGGGTGTCGCTACCGGCGCGTGTGGCCGACTTGTATCCGCATAGCTTGTCTGGTGGTGAACGCCAGCGGGTGGCGATAGCCAGGGCGTTGATCTGCGGGCCGAAGTTGCTGGTATGTGACGAGATCACCTCGGCGCTGGATGTGTCGGTGCAGGCATCGATACTGGCCTTGTTGCAGCGCTTGCAGGGGGAGGGGTTGACCTTGCTGTTCGTCACCCATGACCTTGGGGTGGTGCGGGCGATTGCCGACCGCGTGCTGGTGTTGCGCCAGGGGCGGGTGGTGGAGCAGGGCATTGCCGATCAGGTGCTGGGGCGGCCGGTTGATGCTTATACCCGCACGCTGGTGGAGCATTCGCCCAGGTTGCGTGTTGGCCTCTAG
- a CDS encoding LLM class flavin-dependent oxidoreductase has product MAVKILWYLTTPDGPYPWEPEGRWHTDFEHLKQLAIAADRLGFYGSLLGSSPNESLAVSAALIDATTRLRFLVAQHPGELSPAVLAKWALTFDQFSNGRLLFNVVNGNDAGLATLGVHYPHDERYDFSLEYWRAFQSFYAGETAGYDGRYVKLSPRSPAAAHHPLGGWHPPKQKPGIPLWGAGTSAPGVAHSVQLLDVYLSFADTPQKLGDKFRRVAAEAAKIGRELTYGTRLQVIVRETEEEAWAHAERLLQRTSLATARAAIERQLPPGQTFDSYVSDDPRIQRNLDSLRAGRLPTARELEIYPNVWLGPSLFGFNILGPAAGTYLVGSAEQVAERIREYEAQGTSAFILSGFPLIDEAHRVADLLFPLLDLDHGFEVPRLGAVSKPGVAQPA; this is encoded by the coding sequence ATGGCAGTCAAAATCCTTTGGTACCTCACCACCCCCGACGGCCCCTATCCCTGGGAGCCCGAAGGCCGCTGGCACACCGATTTCGAACACCTCAAGCAACTGGCCATCGCCGCTGACCGTCTGGGCTTCTACGGCTCGCTGCTCGGCTCAAGCCCCAACGAAAGCCTGGCCGTGTCGGCAGCACTGATCGACGCCACCACGCGCCTGCGCTTTCTGGTCGCCCAGCACCCGGGGGAGTTGTCGCCAGCGGTGCTGGCTAAATGGGCGCTCACCTTCGACCAGTTCTCCAACGGCCGCCTGCTGTTCAACGTGGTCAACGGCAACGATGCCGGCCTGGCTACCTTGGGCGTGCACTACCCGCACGATGAACGCTACGACTTCAGCCTGGAATACTGGCGCGCCTTCCAGAGTTTCTACGCCGGTGAAACGGCGGGTTACGACGGCCGCTACGTCAAGCTTTCACCCCGTTCGCCGGCCGCCGCCCATCACCCGCTGGGCGGTTGGCACCCACCGAAGCAAAAGCCCGGCATTCCGTTGTGGGGCGCCGGCACGTCGGCACCGGGCGTGGCCCATTCGGTGCAGTTGCTGGACGTGTACCTGAGCTTCGCCGACACCCCGCAAAAGCTCGGCGACAAGTTCCGCCGGGTAGCGGCCGAGGCGGCGAAGATTGGCCGTGAGCTGACCTACGGCACCCGCCTGCAAGTGATCGTGCGCGAAACCGAGGAAGAGGCCTGGGCCCATGCCGAGCGCCTGTTGCAGCGCACCTCGCTGGCCACCGCGCGCGCGGCCATCGAACGCCAGTTGCCGCCGGGGCAAACCTTCGACAGCTACGTCAGCGACGACCCGCGCATCCAGCGCAACCTCGACAGCCTCCGCGCCGGGCGGCTGCCCACCGCCCGCGAGCTGGAGATCTACCCCAACGTCTGGCTGGGCCCCAGCCTGTTCGGCTTCAACATCCTCGGCCCGGCAGCCGGCACGTACCTGGTGGGTAGCGCCGAACAGGTCGCCGAACGCATCCGTGAATACGAGGCCCAGGGCACGTCGGCATTCATCCTGTCAGGCTTCCCGCTGATCGATGAGGCGCACCGGGTGGCAGACCTGCTGTTCCCGCTGCTTGACCTGGACCATGGCTTCGAGGTGCCGCGCCTGGGCGCAGTCAGCAAGCCCGGCGTGGCGCAACCGGCGTAA